Proteins from a genomic interval of Candidatus Binatus sp.:
- the thiE gene encoding thiamine phosphate synthase, translating to MTLIPSHFYAMVDSANGHDPVALADTYLDAGARVMQLRMKDTPARELLAAARAIASRCRQRSAILIVNDRVDIAMLAEAHGVHLGQTDLPLEAARLLVGRELLIGISTHTVEQALAAERGGADYIGFGPMYPGGLKQNVAGQGLANLRAVRAAVRLPIVAIGGITEASIPEVLSAGADAAAIITDVLNASDIAAKVRSILALKPPRPG from the coding sequence ATGACTCTTATCCCCTCGCATTTTTACGCGATGGTCGATTCGGCGAACGGGCACGACCCCGTCGCGCTGGCCGACACGTACCTCGACGCCGGCGCGCGCGTCATGCAGCTCCGGATGAAGGATACGCCGGCGCGCGAGCTGCTCGCCGCCGCCCGCGCGATCGCATCGCGATGCCGCCAGCGCAGCGCGATTCTGATCGTGAATGACCGCGTCGATATCGCGATGCTCGCCGAGGCGCATGGCGTCCACCTCGGCCAGACCGATCTTCCGCTGGAAGCTGCGCGTCTGTTGGTCGGCCGCGAATTGCTCATCGGCATTTCCACCCACACCGTCGAGCAGGCTCTCGCCGCCGAGCGCGGTGGCGCGGACTACATCGGATTCGGCCCGATGTACCCCGGTGGATTGAAGCAGAATGTCGCGGGCCAGGGACTCGCTAATTTGCGCGCCGTACGCGCCGCGGTGCGCCTGCCGATCGTCGCGATCGGCGGGATCACCGAGGCGTCGATACCCGAGGTCCTCTCGGCAGGCGCGGATGCCGCCGCGATCATCACCGACGTTCTGAACGCATCCGACATCGCAGCCAAGGTCCGCTCGATCCTCGCGCTCAAGCCGCCGCGGCCCGGCTGA
- a CDS encoding sigma-54 dependent transcriptional regulator: protein MGVTDPNFVERLKDSGNSAAVLIADDDPAIRLVLRHRLEADGYRVEEAIDSGAALAALRTNRFDVALLDIIMPGSGGLEVLSTAHAEALRSLIIVITAASTMNNAVEAMKRGAHDYLTKPFANLDLVAAAVKRAVEVASQAADLDRLKDEVNRQLVGGEIIGRSPAMQEVYKLIGRVVTNDATVLLSGESGTGKELVARAIHFKSARWRSPFVAVNCSAIPQGLLESELFGHERGSFTGATERRAGKFEMADQGTIFLDEIGDLPIELQPKLLRVLQEREFNRVGSVETLKLKARVIAATNQDLETLVAARKFREDLYFRLRVIPIQMPALRERREDIAELTDYFVGKASQEMGARATTISPEARAKLASYNWPGNVRELENNVMRAALLAPGSTIRGEDIELTRPGAAAASNSSASDSGTLSEIISGRIATWFDAPGGEEPRDLYHRLVAEIERPLVELALKRSGGNQVRAARMLGLNRNTLRKKITDHKIILTKYPAE, encoded by the coding sequence ATGGGTGTAACGGACCCTAACTTCGTCGAACGACTCAAAGATTCCGGCAACTCCGCCGCCGTCCTGATCGCCGACGACGATCCGGCCATCCGCCTCGTCCTGCGTCATCGCCTCGAGGCCGACGGCTATCGCGTCGAGGAAGCGATCGATAGCGGCGCCGCGCTGGCTGCACTCCGCACCAACCGCTTCGACGTCGCCCTGCTCGATATCATTATGCCCGGCAGCGGCGGCCTCGAGGTGCTCTCGACTGCGCACGCCGAAGCGCTGCGCAGTTTGATCATCGTGATCACCGCCGCCAGCACGATGAACAACGCCGTCGAAGCGATGAAGCGGGGCGCGCACGACTACCTCACCAAGCCGTTCGCCAACCTCGATCTGGTGGCCGCCGCGGTCAAGCGCGCGGTCGAGGTCGCTTCGCAAGCCGCCGACCTCGATCGCCTCAAAGACGAAGTCAATCGCCAACTCGTCGGCGGCGAGATCATCGGCCGCAGTCCTGCGATGCAGGAAGTCTATAAGCTGATCGGCCGCGTCGTCACCAACGACGCGACAGTTCTGCTGAGCGGCGAGAGCGGCACCGGCAAGGAACTGGTCGCGCGCGCGATTCACTTCAAATCGGCGCGATGGCGCTCGCCGTTCGTCGCGGTCAATTGCTCCGCGATTCCGCAGGGCCTGCTCGAAAGCGAACTGTTCGGCCACGAGCGCGGTTCGTTCACCGGCGCGACCGAACGCCGCGCCGGCAAATTCGAGATGGCCGACCAGGGCACCATCTTCCTCGACGAAATCGGCGACCTGCCGATCGAGTTGCAGCCGAAGCTGCTCCGCGTGCTGCAAGAGCGCGAATTCAATCGCGTCGGCAGCGTCGAAACGCTCAAACTCAAGGCGCGCGTGATCGCCGCGACCAATCAGGACCTCGAGACCCTGGTCGCCGCGCGCAAGTTCCGCGAGGATCTCTACTTCCGGCTGCGTGTGATTCCGATCCAGATGCCCGCGCTGCGCGAACGCCGCGAAGATATCGCCGAGCTCACGGATTACTTTGTCGGCAAGGCCTCGCAGGAGATGGGCGCGCGCGCCACCACCATCAGCCCCGAAGCGCGCGCCAAGCTCGCCTCCTACAATTGGCCCGGCAACGTGCGCGAACTCGAGAACAACGTGATGCGCGCGGCGCTGCTCGCTCCCGGCAGCACGATTCGCGGCGAAGATATCGAGCTCACGCGCCCGGGAGCAGCCGCAGCCTCCAATTCCTCGGCGTCCGACAGCGGAACGCTTTCCGAAATCATCTCGGGGCGCATCGCAACCTGGTTCGACGCGCCCGGCGGCGAAGAACCGCGCGACCTCTATCATCGCCTCGTCGCCGAAATCGAACGTCCGCTGGTCGAACTCGCCCTCAAACGCTCCGGCGGCAACCAGGTGCGCGCCGCCCGGATGCTCGGGCTCAATCGCAACACGCTGCGCAAAAAAATCACCGACCACAAAATCATCCTCACCAAGTATCCTGCCGAATGA
- a CDS encoding nitrogen regulation protein NR(II) gives MNLWRDIVDNLTDAIVVLSPQMSPQFANPAAETMLGASPVGEATVGELIRQNEWLARMVALCLASGQDLGDPESILAMAPRKLSVRAEVSPLRDEAGLTTGAIVLLHDLSHEKGAASAATTGDLNLRLSPAGLAHEVKNPLTGIKGAAELLAGMFPRDERGQQYCGVILDGVNRIASLVEQVLAVSGPQPLAQDDVNIHQVLHQALRLAGLFPQPPEGVVLIQDFDPSLPAVVGDEGALVRAFLNLIKNAAEAIGSSGTIRLHTRIETEFRMAAEGRRRQFLGVEVSDSGAGISEEQLSQLFTPFFTTKPAGTGLGLVLCQRIIALHGGRLWAQRGVVDRAKGNAASSDGMTFKAILPISLSSNS, from the coding sequence ATGAATCTCTGGCGCGACATCGTCGATAACCTGACCGACGCGATCGTCGTGCTCTCGCCCCAGATGAGCCCGCAATTCGCCAACCCGGCCGCCGAGACGATGCTCGGCGCATCACCGGTCGGCGAAGCGACCGTCGGCGAGCTCATCCGGCAGAATGAGTGGCTGGCTCGGATGGTCGCGTTGTGCCTCGCCAGCGGTCAGGACCTCGGCGATCCCGAATCGATCCTGGCGATGGCCCCGCGCAAGCTTTCGGTCCGCGCCGAAGTCTCCCCGCTTCGCGACGAAGCGGGCCTGACCACCGGCGCAATCGTCCTTTTGCACGACCTGTCGCATGAGAAAGGCGCCGCCAGCGCCGCGACCACCGGTGACCTCAACCTGCGGCTATCGCCCGCCGGACTCGCGCACGAGGTCAAAAACCCGCTCACCGGCATCAAGGGCGCCGCTGAGTTGCTGGCCGGGATGTTCCCGCGCGACGAAAGGGGCCAGCAGTATTGCGGCGTCATCCTCGACGGCGTCAATCGCATCGCGTCGCTGGTCGAACAGGTGCTCGCCGTCAGCGGACCGCAACCGCTGGCCCAGGACGACGTGAACATCCACCAGGTATTGCATCAGGCGCTGCGGCTGGCCGGCCTGTTTCCCCAGCCGCCCGAGGGTGTCGTGCTGATTCAGGACTTCGACCCGAGTCTGCCCGCGGTGGTCGGCGACGAGGGCGCGCTGGTGCGCGCCTTCCTCAATCTGATCAAGAATGCCGCCGAGGCGATCGGTTCCTCCGGCACGATCCGGCTCCATACACGCATCGAAACCGAATTCCGGATGGCTGCCGAGGGCCGTCGCCGCCAGTTCCTCGGCGTCGAGGTGAGCGATAGCGGCGCCGGCATCTCCGAAGAGCAACTGTCCCAGCTTTTCACTCCCTTCTTCACCACCAAGCCCGCCGGGACCGGCCTCGGACTCGTGCTCTGCCAGCGGATTATCGCGCTTCACGGCGGTAGATTGTGGGCGCAACGCGGCGTCGTCGATCGCGCCAAGGGCAACGCCGCATCGAGCGACGGGATGACCTTCAAGGCGATCCTGCCGATTTCGCTTTCGTCGAACAGTTGA